One window from the genome of Microcebus murinus isolate Inina chromosome X, M.murinus_Inina_mat1.0, whole genome shotgun sequence encodes:
- the LOC105855594 gene encoding ferritin heavy chain-like, with translation MATAVPSQVRQNYHPDCEAAINSHINLELQTSYLYLSMAFYFDRDDVALKHFSRYFLHQSNEEKERAEKLMGLQNQRGGRICLYDVRKPDRDDWGGGLQAMEWAFHLEKSVNQSLLELHRLATIKGDAQLCDFLESHYLHEQVKTIKELGGYLTNLRKIRARDAGLAEYLFDKLTLGGRDKEN, from the coding sequence ATGGCCACTGCTGTGCCCTCCCAAGTGCGCCAGAACTACCACCCCGACTGTGAGGCTGCCATCAACAGCCACATCAACCTGGAGCTCCAGACCTCCTACCTGTACCTCTCCATGGCCTTCTACTTCGACCGCGACGACGTGGCCCTGAAGCACTTCTCCCGCTACTTCCTGCACCAGTCGAATGAGGAGAAGGAGCGCGCGGAGAAGCTGATGGGCCTGCAGAACCAGCGCGGTGGCCGGATCTGCCTTTACGACGTCAGGAAGCCTGACCGCGACGACTGGGGTGGCGGGCTGCAGGCCATGGAGTGGGCTTTCCACCTGGAGAAGAGCGTCAACCAGAGCCTCCTGGAGCTGCACCGGCTGGCCACCATCAAGGGCGACGCGCAGCTCTGCGACTTCCTGGAGAGCCACTACCTTCACGAGCAGGTCAAGACCATCAAGGAGCTGGGTGGCTACCTCACCAATCTGCGCAAGATCAGGGCCCGGGACGCTGGCCTGGCAGAATACCTCTTTGACAAGCTCACCCTAGGTGGCCGTGACAAGGAGAACTGA